The following coding sequences lie in one Phragmites australis chromosome 8, lpPhrAust1.1, whole genome shotgun sequence genomic window:
- the LOC133926694 gene encoding very-long-chain 3-oxoacyl-CoA reductase 1-like, translating to MAVPVWFISSACLGALYVAAVCSRLIAYLALCLRRPKDLCRSYGSWAIITGPTSGLGRSMALELARRGLNLVLVDLNAANLRETSDTIKSLHTVRIKTVVFDLCLVATPQGDEAMRRLREGIEGLDVGLLVNNAAVNTRGALYLHEVEIERLVRMIRVNLWALTEVTAAVLPRMLERGRGAILNVGSGSTVAVPSFPLYTVYSSTKRYVSQFSRSLYVEYKSKGIDVQYQVPFYVDTGMLSSAVKAKLRPWFVATADEYTRTAARWIGNGPLCVPGAAQKLQWCLTGFVPDCVHDWYRIRLHLQHRAILRGGQAIADGNSWDKLTS from the exons ATGGCTGTGCCAGTCTGGTTCATCTCGTCGGCCTGCCTTGGCGCGCTGTACGTCGCCGCCGTCTGCTCCCGGCTCATCGCCTACCTTGCTCTCTGCCTGCGCCGGCCGAAGGACCTCTGCCGCAGTTACGGCTCGTGGGCCATCATCACCGGCCCGACGTCCGGCCTCGGCCGGTCCATGGCCCTAGAGCTCGCGCGCCGGGGCCTCAACCTCGTCCTCGTCGACCTCAACGCCGCCAATCTCCGGGAGACCTCCGACACGATCAAGTCTCTCCACACTGTGAGGATCAAGACCGTGGTGTTCGACCTCTGTCTCGTCGCCACCCCTCAAG GTGACGAGGCGATGCGGCGGCTCCGGGAGGGGATCGAGGGGCTGGACGTGGGGTTGCTCGTGAACAACGCCGCGGTGAACACGCGCGGCGCGCTGTACCTGCACGAGGTGGAGATCGAGCGGTTGGTGCGGATGATACGGGTGAACCTGTGGGCGCTGACGGAGGTGACGGCGGCAGTGCTGCCGAGGATGTTGGAGCGGGGCAGGGGCGCTATCCTGAACGTCGGCTCAGGGTCTACCGTGGCCGTCCCCTCCTTCCCGCTATACACCGTCTACAGCTCAACAAAACG ATACGTCTCTCAGTTCTCCAGGAGCCTTTACGTGGAGTACAAGAGCAAAGGCATCGACGTTCAGTACCAG GTCCCTTTCTACGTGGACACGGGCATGCTGTCGAGCGCCGTGAAGGCCAAGCTCCGGCCGTGGTTCGTGGCGACCGCTGACGAGTACACGCGCACGGCGGCGCGGTGGATCGGGAACGGCCCGCTGTGCGTGCCAGGCGCCGCCCAGAAGCTCCAGTGGTGCCTCACCGGCTTCGTGCCGGATTGCGTCCACGACTGGTACCGGATCCGCCTGCATCTGCAGCACAGAGCCATCCTTCGAGGTGGTCAGGCAATCGCCGACGGCAATTCATGGGACAAGCTAACGAGCTGA